From Flaviflexus ciconiae:
GCGGGCAATCGACCTGCTGTCCGCCGACGGGCTTCAACTCCACGTGAACGCGGTCCAGGAGACCGTTATGCCCGAGGGGATAGAGAGTTCTCTTCCTGGCTGGGGCTTATCGAATCTATTGCGTCTTCCATCGACGTCCCGCTCATGGTCAAAGAGGTGGGCGCTGGCCTGTCCGCAAAGACCATGCTGAAGCTGAGAGACGCTGGCGTCACCATCGTCGACGTGGCCGGCAAGGGCGGAACAGATTTCGGGAAGATCGAGAACCACCGCCGCGACGGGGGACACGACGACTACTCGTACCTGAACGGCTTCGGCGGCTCCGCAGTGCAGTGCCTGCTCGATGCTCGAGCAGCCGGCCTTGTCGGGCCGGGTGCCGATCCGGGCTTCACCGTGCTGTCTTCCGGCGGTGTGCGCCACCCCCTCGACATCATGGTTTCCCTTGCCCTTGGGGCACGCGCCGTGGGCGTTGCCGGTACGTTCCTGAAGGTTGCTTTGAACGAAGGGGCGGACGCAATGACGTCCGTTCTGGAGACCTGGAGTACGCGCGTGGGAGAGATGATGGCGTTGCTAGGAGCCACGAGCCCGGCCGCAATGGAATACACTGACGTTCTTATCGGCGGGCAGTCCCGCGACTTCGCGGATGTGCGAGGAATCGACCGAGCGGCCCTTGCTCGGCGGAGCCAGGAGGACAGATGAGCAAGTCAACGTACTCGGAGACGACGATGACCCAGATCCCGACCCGCTGGGTCGGTCCAATCCGGTTCACCGGTAACGCCGTCACCGGTGACATCGACGTTCCGCTCGCCACCTACGAAACGCCGCTGTGGCCTTCGGTTGGTCGTGGTGCTAAGGTCTCGCGCCTCGTCGAGAATGGCATTGTCGCGACCGTCGTCGACGAGCGCATGACCCGCTCCGTTCTCTTCACCGCTCGCGACGCGGCACACGCCTACCGTGCACAGACCGAGATCGAAGCACGCTTTGATGAACTTGCCGCCGTTGTGTCGGCGGGCTCCCGCTATGCTCGTCTCATCGAGATCCATCCCGAGATCGTTGGCAACCTGCTGTTCGTCCGCTTCGCCTTTAGCACGGGCGATGCTTCGGGACACAACATGGCGACCCAGGCCTCTGACGCACTCATGTCGACAATCCTGTCCTGGGATCTGGGCCTCGGTTACGGTTCGATTTCCGGTAACTTCTGCACCGATAAGAAGCCCACCGGGATCAACGGTGCGCTCGGCCGTGGCCGTGCCGTCCAAGCCGACATACTCATTCCCCACGACATTGTTTCATCGACACTAAAGACCACGGCCGATAAGGTGACAGACCTCGTTGTTCGCAAGAACTACGTGGGATCGACTATCGCGGGTGCCCTGCGTTCCTCGAACGCCCACTTCGCCAACATGCTTCTCGCGTTCTACCTGGCAACGGGACAGGATGCGGCAAACATTGTGGAAGGCTCCCAGGGCCTGACCTATGTCGAGAACCGTGAGGAGGGCCTGTACTTCGCGTGCTCCCTGCCCCACCTCATTGTTGGCACCGTCGGCAACGGTAAGCATCTTGAGCACGTGAACGTCGCCATGGAGCGGCTCGGCTTGCGGGAAGACCGCGAACCGGGTGAAAACTCGAGGCGACTCGCCGCAATCATTGCGGGCACCGTCCTATGTGGGGAACTGTCTCTGCTGGCAGCACAGACCAATCCGGGTGAGCTCATGGCAGCCCACGTCTCCCTCGAACGGGGACAAAACTAGGCCAGCTCTCTTCTGGCGCAGCAAAGGAGAAAAATCCGTGAATATCGGAATCCACGACCTCGACGTCGCAACCACGCATTACGTCCTCAAGCTTGACTCCATGGCGGAAGCACTCGGAGTGGACCCGGCCAAGTACCAGCTCGGCCTCGGCCAAGACGAGTTCTCCGTCCCGGCCCCCGACGAGGACGTCGTGACCATGGGAGCCCACGCCGCGAAGCGACTGCTGGACCGTAACGATCCGTCAAAGATCCGCATGGTCCTGTTCGCCACCGAGACCGGCATCGACCAGTCCAAGGCCGCAGGCGTGTTCGTGCACGGTCTCTTGGGCCTCCCGACCGCGGTCCGCACCGTCGAGTTCAAGCAGGCCTGCTACTCCGGCACCGCAGCCCTCCAAACCGCCGTCAACCACGTTGCGCGGTACCCCGAGGACCAGGTGCTCGTCATTACTTCTGACGTCGCCCGCTACGCGGTCGACTCTGGTGGTGAACCGACCCAGGGAGCCGGTGCCGTTGCCATGCTGGTTGCGGCCGACCCGAACCTTGTTGTTATCGAGCCCCAGTCCGGTGTGTTCACTGCCGATGTGAATGACTTTTGGCGGCCGAACGACTCGTCCACCCCATTCGTCGAAGGCAAGCTGTCTCTCGATGCCTACCTCGATGCAACGATCGGTGCCTGGGATGATCTTGCGGCCCGCCGCGACCTCAATGTTTCCGACATTCATCGCTTCATGCACCATCAGCCGTTCACGAAGATGGCGAGGAAGGCACATACCAAGCTTGCGGAGCACGTCGGCGTGGAGCTCGGTTCCGAGCTCATCGAAGAGTCGATGACCTACAACCGGAGGATCGGCAACTCCTACACCGCTTCCCTCTACTTCGGCCTCGCCGCTCAGCTACACGGCAACGAGGATCTCGCAGGCAAGCGCCTCGGCCTGTTCTCCTACGGCTCCGGCTCTGTTGCTGAGTTCTTCACCGCCGTTGTACAGCCTGGCTACACCGAGCACCTCCACCCGGAGACTGTCGCAGAATCCCTCGATTCCCGCGAAGAGATCACCTTTGAGCAGTACCGCGACCTCCACAACGCTTACGTCGGCGAGTCTGAAAACTACGAGACCGCGACCGTCACGGACGCGCCGTTCCGCTTCACTGGCGTCACCGACCGCGTACGCCAGTACGAGGCTCGCTAAGAACTAACGCAACCGAGGGACCCCGGCAGTATGAACTGTCGGGGTTTCTCATTGCCTAGCGTCTGCTGTCATGTCTCCTGCCTTCGTGAAGTTGAGTTATGCGACTCCATCCCCACAACCAGCTGTTTTACCTGGGTGGAGGCTGAAAGCACTTTGTACTAAACCTGTTTTTGCAGGGGTTTGTTTCGTAGGTTGGGGAACACGCAGGCTCGTTCGCGGACGTCCGCTACCTTCTTGGATGTTCGCGTGCACCTGGAGCAACTGAACAATAACGCGCCCCGCGGGAGGACACATGCCGACCATTGCCCAGAACATTGTCAACACACTGAACGCAAGCGGGGTGCGGCGAGTCTACGGACTTGCTGGCGACTCCCTCAACGGGTTCACTGATGCCATTCGCGAGAGCGATCTTGATTGGATCCACGTGCGTCACGAAGAAACGGCAGCATTTGCTGCCGCGGCGGAAGCGGCGACAACCGGTGAATTGACCGTGTGTGCTGGGAGTTGCGGTCCAGGCAATCTCCACCTCATCAACGGAGTATTTGATGCTCAGCGCTCAAGAGTGCCGATGCTGGTCATTGCCTCCCACATTCCCTCCGACGAGATTGGTTCCGGCTACTTCCAGGAAACACATCCGCAGTCACTCTTTGAAGAATGCTCCGTCTATGTCGAGCATGTATCGAATGCGAAGCAGATGCCGAGGCTCCTGCGGATCGCCATGAGGGAAGCGCTCTCAAAGAGCGGCGTGGCCGTTCTCGTGATTTCAGGGGATACTCTCCTCACCGAGATTGAGGCCGAGCCGGAGGTTATCCGGCACTACCCGTCCTCCACCTATCCCGATCAGGCGCAACTACTCAAAGCTGCCGAAGCGCTTAATGACTGTGACCGGGTCACAATCCTCGCGGGGGCAGGAGTTGAAGGTGCGCACAATGAACTTGTTGAAATAGCGGGGCGCCTCCAAGCCCCGATCGTGCATGCCCTCAGGGGCAAGGAGTTCATCGAGTACGACAATCCCTACGACGTGGGAATGTCGGGGCTACTCGGTTTTGAATCCGGATATCGGGCACTTGAATCCGCGCAGACGCTTCTCATGTTGGGAACCGACTTCCCGTACCAGCAGTTCTTTCCCGAGGATGCCACGATCATTCAGGTCGATATTCGCGGGGAACAGATCGGTCGGCGCACACGCGTTGATATCCCACTTATCGGTGGGGTGAAGGAAACGATTGAAACTCTTCTCCCGCACCTCACCAAGAGGAAGTCGTCGAAGCATCTGGACAAGATGCTCAAGCATTACGAGAAGACGAAGAAAGACTTCGATGATCTTGCCTCGCCCTCTCGTCAAACCATCCATCCCCAGTACCTGACCAAGCTGATTGATGAAGCGGCGGACGATGATGCTGTCTTCATTCCAGATGTTGGTTCGCCCGTCGTTATGGCAAGCCGGCACCTGACCATGAACGGTAAGAGAAGGCTCATTGGATCCTTCAGTCACGGCTCCATGGCCAACGCCATGCCCCAAGCAATCGGTGTCCAAGCATCCCATCCCGACCGTCAGGTCGTAGCGCTCGCGGGAGACGGCGGCCTCGCCATGCTCCTTGGTGACCTTCTGACGCTCAAGCAGTACGACATGCCGGTGAAGATCGTTGTGTATAACAACTCTTCCCTCAACTTCGTTGAGCTGGAAATGAAGGCCGCGGGAGTTGTTACGTTCGGCACGGACCTGGAGAACCCCAGCTTTGCGGCGCTCGCGGAGGCCGTGGGGCTCAAGGGCTTCACAGTCGAAAAGTCGAAAGACCTGCCGGGTGCTGTTAAGGAGTTCCTGGCGCATGATGGTCCGGCAATCCTGGATGTGACAACCGAGCGACAGGAACTGACGCTCCCGCCCTCGATCGAACTGGAGCAGGTCAAAGGCTTCACGCTCTATGCGTTGCGAACCGTCCTTAACGGCAGGGGAGACGAGCTCGTCGACCTCGCCAAAGCCAACCTCCGCAGGTTCTTCTAAGCACGCCCGATAAGGCGTTGCCACTGCGGCGAGCGCGCACTCGCGAGTCGGATGCGATTGGATTGGGCGTGCCGGACGCGCGGATCGTACTCAAACCCTACGAGCTCCCCACCCCGCACCAGCACTCTAAAGACCCGCACTTTTTATTCGGAATATTAGCTATCTGCAACCGAGACATTCATCTAGAACCTAGACAACCAGATTGGAATAATCATTATGGCTCTCAACGATCCCCGTCATCTCTACCCGAAGATCTCGCCGCCCCGACAGACCCAGAAGGACCCGGGGCTTGATCAGAAGCTTGAGCCGCAGGCCGATATTGGCTTGGACTCCTATGTGGGACGCGGTCGGCTGGAAGGCAGGAAGGCTCTGATTACCGGTGGTGACTCCGGGATCGGATCGGCCGTTGCTGTCGCCTATGCGAGGGAGGGCGCCGATGTTGCTATTTCCTATCTGCCGGAGGAACAAGCGGACGCTGACCGGGTGATTGCGGCGATTGAGGAAGCGGGCAGGAAAGCTCTCGCGCTCCCGGGCGATCTCTGCGATCTTGAGCAGTGTCAGCACATTGTTGCCAAGACCGTTGAGGAGTTCGGCGGTCTCGACATCCTCGTCAACAATGCGAGCCGTCAGCTGTGGCACGACGGCTTGGAGAACATTCCCGAAGATGACTTTGACCGTGTCATGAAGTCAAACATCTACAGCTCCTTCCGGGTGACGAAGGCAGCACTGGCACACCTGGAGCCAGGCTCCTCCATCATCTTCACCTCATCGATCCAGGCATACGATCCGTCGGATACATTGCTGGACTACGCGATGACGAAGGCAGCCATGAACAATCTGGCGAAGGGCCTCGCCCAGCAGCTGGCACCTGAGGGGATCCGAGTGAACTCCGTAATCCCGGGGCCGATATGGACGCCGCTGCAGCCCTCGCACGGTCAGCCCCAGGAAAAGATCGAATCCTTCGGCCAGAACACTCCGCTCGGTAGGGCCGGACAGCCTGCTGAGCTCGCAGGGGCCTATGTCTTCCTGGCAAGCGATGAGGCCTCGTACGTCGTTGGGGAGTCCCTCTCGGTTACTGGTGGGAAGCTAGCTCCCTAGCAGCAAAAACGTTCTCGACCACGACAAGTTCATCCTCGCGGCTTAGTCCAAGCGGGGTGCCGTGGTTGAGATACCAGTCGAGCGTATCCTTTGCGGTTTCTCGCAGGCTCCTCGTTTTCAGTCCCGCCTCTGCGGCCGGCTCATGGTCTCTTGCCATCATCCCCACCATCGATTGGTCCGGGATCCACATGGGAAGAGATCGTGGGCCCGCCCAGGGGCGGATCTCATTCTCGGCAAGGTCTTCTGGGCCAACCCAGAGCGGTTCCGGCGCCGGATCGAATAGTTGGGTAAGAGCAACAAGGAACTCCCCACGTTCAGCTGCCTGACCGACTGCGTCGAATGTGCCTGTCACCGAATTCTGTGCAAGGTCGATGATCCATTTGGCGAGATCCCGAACATCAACCCACTGGACCAGATCCGTGGGAGGGGTTGGCGCTAGATACGGCTTCCTATCGGCAGATGCCTGGGCAAGTCTCGTAGGCCAATGCGTAAACCGGTTGCTTTGATCCCCGGGGCCCGAAATTAGGCCGGGGCGAATAATGACGCGATCCGATATCTCTGCGACGGCATTCTCGCATGCAACCTTGCAGGCGCCGTAGTTCTCCATGACAACTTCGTCAGGATTGCCGGCAGGCTTCAGCAGAGGGGTGTTTGCTGGAGATCCGCCTAATGTCGAGAAGTCAGCGTAGGTAGAGATCGCCGAAAGATAGATCCAGCGAGAATCCGGGAAAGCACCCACTGCTTCTCTCACGTGCCCGGGCTTGGACGAGACGTCGACGACCACGTCGGGGGAGATGGTGGCAAGCTCCTCCGGCATCGGGTCTTCTCGGTCCCAGCGAATAAAGCGGGTGCCTTCCGGGGCATGCCGCTTATCCCGCGAGCCGCACACACCACCTCGATGCCATTCTCAAGGGCGGTGCGGGCAAGAACGGAGGAAAGGAATCCAGTGCCTCCGAGGACAAGAAGGGTCATGGTTGCCTTTGCTGATCGATAGGGAAAACAAGTAAATGACGGAACCGCGGGTGAGAAGGCTCTGAAAGAACCTCGTGCACCAAGCGGTCCGCTTGGAAGGGCCACGTCGCGTAGTAGCGCCAGGTCGTGCTTAAGGAGGCGCTGCGCCTGCCTACTGGAAGCAGTGGAATGGTGTAGGGCGTGAAGTTGCGGGGGCATTGAGGCCCGGGACAGGTCAGTCCCGGGCCTCAACGGTTAGGTTAGTCTTCGCGCTGCTCTTCGGCGTCGTCAGTACGCTCGCCCTCAGCGGGCACTTCTTCCGAGGCCTTCTTCTCGAGATCCTGATCCTTCTCGTGATCCTGCTTGGCGTGCTTTCCACCCATGGATTCTTCTCCTTTTCTGGATGCTACTTACGGGTAACGCTAGTGCCCTATCCGCTGGCATTGTTTCTTATTCCGCTAACGGAAAAAGGGACACTTATCTGACCGGGTGCATTCTGCAGTGCTTTATTGGCGTTGCGCGGTGGGGTGTTGGCGTGGCCTGTTATGCCTGTCGTGGAGCGTCTAACCGAGCATTTTCTGGTTCTGCCTGCCCTCGGAGGGCTGGACAACAACGAAACCGGGACCGTGGAAGCCCAGCTGGAAGGATTCTCCAGATCCCCTGCCGATGAGAGATCCCATCTTGAAATCATTCTTCAGGGATGGGCTGAGGTTGGGGGACCAGCAGATAGCTGCCTGGGGATCAACGAAGGTGGGCTGCTGGGAGCAGTCAAGGAGCATGGGAGGACCATCGCTTGTGACGGCGATCGTGCCGTGGCCTTCCAGGAAGTAGTTGAAGAGACCGCCCGACATGAGACCTGCGCCGCCGAGGGAACGAATGTCGGAGCGGAGCGAATCGTCGTAGGCAAGCATGCTTGCCGAGTTCAGAGTAAGGGCTTCGCCTTCGAGCGTGATAAGGAAAATGTCCTGAGCCTCCCGTGCTAGGAACACTTCGCCCTGTCCTCTCACCTTCATGAGGTTCCCGCCCTCACCTGTCGCAAACTTCTTCAGCATCTTCATGCCGCCACCGGACCCCTGGTATGAGAAGTCCATGTTGCCCTGATAGGCGACCATTGCGCCCTGCGCTGCGACAATCTCGGGAGCTCCCGGGACAAGTCGGCAACGGAGCATCTTGCTGGACTGGAGCGCCCACCTCTCCTCGGTTTGACGCTCTTGATTTTGCTGATCGAACAGTGCTGATCTCATAACGGGTCCTTGCTACGGGAAGAAAACGGGAAACGAAAACCCGCGTGGAAGCACTACCAAAGTGACTTGTGATGTGGGTTACGAATAAGGGTCAGTCTAGACGCAGATCGGCGTTCTGTCATGGGAAGAGAACTAGCGACGATCTATTGCGCGCGCCGCTTGAGGACCGAGTCATGCCGGAAGCGTGTGGCGCAGTCCCGCTCGCCATGACCTTGTTCGGTAACTGTTCCGTGATTGTTCCCGCAGAGCGCAGAGGGAGGCCGGGATGAGGTGCGGGAGACAAATGGGAGATGGGCCAGTGGAGCTGGATGGAATGAAGGACGGCGACAAGTGCGAGATGTGGTGGGGCCGCAGGCAAGCTATTCGTTCTTGCGGCCCCACCAGGTGAAGCATTGGGATCAGGCGTTGACTGTGGCCGGGTCGAAGCCGATCTCGAGGAACTCGGCAGTGCCGTCCGGCCTGCCGACGATGACGCCCTTGGACATGGCTGGGAACAGGCCGTTTTCAACGACGCCGGGGATCTGGTTGAGGGCGATGGCGAGGCCCGCGGGGTCGGTGATGGTCTCGAGCTTCGCGTCAACAATGAAGTTGTCGTTGTCGGTAATAACCGGGCTATCCCCGTTCATCCGACGTTCGACGGAGACGGCTTCCCAGCCCTTTTCTGCCAGCAGTTCGCGGATGTTGCGGATCGTTGTGCCGTAGTAGGCCGGGGTTACCTCGATCGGGAGAGCGAACTGTCCAAGAGTCTTAACAATCTTGGAGGGGTCAACAACGGTCAGCATCTTTGCGGAGTTAACCGCAATGATCTTCTCCCACAGCAGGTTTGCCCCGCCGCCCTTGATCATTGACCCATCGGGAGCGACTTCGTCGGCACCGTCAATGCAGATATCGAGACCAGTAATATCATCGAGCTCGACAAGGGGGACGTTCAATTCCTGTGCGAGATCGCGGCTTGCCTTCGAAGCGGGCACGGCGATGATGTCGAGGCCTTCTTCGATTCGCTTGGCTAGTGAACGGATAAAATGCCAGGCGGAGGTACCCGAACCGAGGCCGACCTTCTGTCCGTCCTCAACAAGGGAAGCGGCATAGACACCCGCTGCGATCTTGGCCTGCTCATTTCTCGAATCAGTCCCCATGGACCCTCCTTCATTCCGTTGCCACAACGATACTCCACAGGTGTGCGGAACGGATGAGACCCCTGGTCCCACGGCGCTGGCGGGGTCCGATGCGAAAGAGCAGTCCCCTGTGTGGAAACTGTCCTGAGCACACCCGTGACGAGCCTCCGTGAAAGGCGGGAGCGAGTTGATGTCTTGGTGCCCGTATGACTACGGGTTTCCTCAACGGTCTTTCTTGAGGAGCTGTTCTGCGTTCACTTCGGGCAGTTCCTCCCTGGGAGGGTCTTGTCTGCGAACTACTTTGTACATCGCCCAGAGTGACGACAGGATCGGGATGGCGATGATTGCGCCAACAAGACCGGCGAGGAATGTTCCTGTCAGGACAGCGATAGCGATAACAAGCGGATGGAGTGATACTTGCTTGCCCATGACAAGAGGTTGGAACACGTCACCTTCGAGCTGGCCGATCAGGGCAACTCCGAGAAGAACAATGAGCGCAGTGACCGGGCCGTTGGCGGCGAAGGCAACAATCGTTGCGATGATCATGGCGATCGGGGCACCGAAGAGCGGGATGAAAGCACCGATGGTGACAAGGATAGCGAGGGGCGCTGCGAGAGGGACCTGAAGGATCAGAAGCAGAATGAAAGCCAGGACCCCGTCAAGGACAGCAACGATCACGGTGCCGCGCGCGTAACCCGAGAACGACAACCAGGCCGCACTGGCCGCCCTGTGGGTAACGTCCCTGTTCTTGTCCGGAAGCTGGTTGAGGAACCAGAGCCACATTTTAGCGCCCGACATGAGGAAGAAAATGGTGGCCAAAGCGGCAAGGGAAACGATCATGATGAACGTGCCGATCGCGGAAGCACTCGACATGACCTGTGCAGAGATTTCCCCAGCATTGTCCTGAAGCCAAGCAATCCCGGTATCGACAAGATCCGATAGTTGCGCTGACGCATCCTCAGCAGAAAAGTCCCACGGTAAAGGACTTTTTTCCAGCGTCTCCAGCAGAGAGTCAATGCCGGAAGAGAACGTGTCGGCCAGTTCATCCCATTCGCCCTGCACCGAGTACACGACGTAGCCAATAAGGCCGCCGAATATGGCGAAGGCAGCGATAAAGGACAGGATCATGGCGAGGGCCCGGGGCATCCACCTGGCAAAGAAGTCCGTGACGGGGCGAAGCACGGAGGTGGCAACGAGGGCAAGGAATATGCCCACAAATACGAATGAGATTCTTGCTGTTGCGAAAACGAACAGCGAGACAATAATGACGATCCCGATGAGATACCAGGAGCCCAACCCGTACTTGGCAAGCCCCCGGGGGACACCGACCGAAACGCCGGGGGCCGTGTCAGAAGTGATGGGAACGTTGTGCGGCTGCACGGTGGGGGAGTGAACGGCGGCCGGGTGGGCCGGCGGCGGTGTCTCGGTGGCCCGTTTCCTCTTCTTACGCAGAATCACGACAATCCCCTTCCGGTTGCCCGACCTAGTGCCTGAAGTTCTACCTGCCGCGCATGCACCGGGCAGACATGCTGATCGTGTCACCGATCATGCCAGAAGCCTGGCATAACCACGCGATCAGAACCTGATCAATTAAGACAGAGTGCTCGCGTTGTGCCTGGTAATGAGCCCATTCAGGCCGGTATTGGTGCTGAGCCGGATAAGAGCAAAAGGGCGGGGCCCCGGGAGAATGTCCCAGAGCCCCGCCCCATTGTTGCTTGGCTGCCCGCCTGCGAGGGTCCCCGCGTGCCGACAGCCTTACGCGCTCACGTGCAGGCCTATCTGCTTGTGTTCAGAACGAACTGCACGAGCGTGGAGGGTGCTTACCTAATTGCTTCGGGCTCGCCGTCGATCGGATCGCCACCGGGCACCTGAGTGCCGGACTGCTCGTAGTAGCCCTTCTCGATGCGCTCGCCGACCTCCTGGTCGATGTTCTTCCAGTACTGGAAGACGTTCGAAAGGACGGGCTCGACAACGTCGGGAATAAGGGTGCCAACAACGGTCTCAACAAGGCGTTCGCGCTCTTCGTCGTTGAAAACCTCGCGGACCAGGGTGTGTGCCTGACCGAAGTCATCATCCTCGGCGTGCAGGGAGTAAGCGGAGCGAACCATCTCGCCGTCCGCTTCCCAGCCGTTTTCGACCGGGCCCTGAGTGTCCTGATAGGCGCGACCGTACGAGTTCGGTGCGTACACGGGAGCGTTGCCCGTGTGGTGGTACTGCATCGCACCCTCCTTGTCGTACGAGTTCGTCGCGGTGATCGGCTGATTAACCGGAATCTGGTTGTAGTTCGTGCCGATGCGGTGACGCTGAGCATCCGGGTAGGAGAAGACGCGACCAAGCAGCATCTTGTCAGGGGAGACGCCGGTGCCCGGAACGGTGTTCGCGGGGGAGAAGGCAGCCTGCTCGATCTGTGCGAAGTGGTTTGTCGGATTCTCGTTCAGCGTGAAGCGACCAACCTTGTGAAGCGGGTAGTCCTTCTTCGAGATCGTCTTCGTCAGGTCGAACGGGTTGAAGCGGTAGGTCTTCGCATCCTCGTACGGCATGATCTGGACCGACAGAGTCCAGGACGGGAACTCGCCACGCTCAATAGCGTCGAACAGGTCGCGACGGTGGAAGTCAGCATCCTCACCAGCAAGCTTCGAAGCTTCCTCGTTCGTCATGTTCTCAACACCCTGATCGGTGTGGAAGTGGTAGACAACCCAGAACTTCTCGCCAGCCTCGTTCACCCACATGTAGGTGTGCGAGGAGTAGCCGTTCATGTGACGCCAGGTGCGGGGCAGGCCGCGGTCACCCATGAGGTACGCAACCTGGTGAGCCGACTCGGGGGAGAGGGTCCAGAAGTCCCACTGCATGTTGTTCGAACGCAGGCCCGAGTCGGGCATGCGCTTCTGCGAGTGAATGAAGTCAGGGAACTTCATGGGATCGCGAACAAAGAAGACCGGCGTATTGTTGCCGACCATGTCGAAGTTGCCCTCTTCGGTGTAGAACTTCAGGGCAAAGCCGCGTACATCGCGCCAGGAGTCAGGGGAGCCAAGCTCGCCAGCAACCGTCGAGAAACGGGCCAGCATTTGGGTCTTCTTGCCCGGCTGGAGGAAGTCGGCCTTCGTGTGGGCGGAAACATCCTCAAGAACCTCGAACGTGCCGAAAGCGCCAGAGCCCTTCGCGTGAGGGCTACGCTCGGGAACGCGCTCGCGGTCGAAGCGTGCAAGCTTCTCAACAAGAGCGACGTCGTGGAGGAGGAGGGGGCCGTTAGCGCCGACGCTCAGCGAATGAGCATCAGATTCGCGAGGTGCACCAGCTTCGGTTGTAGATTTCTTCGTAAAATCGGATTGAGTCATGGTCAGCCATCATCTTTCGTAGCGCGCTAGTTTTCATGAGCGGCCTCCAGGCAGTCCGGGCATAGACCGTGATAGATGACTTCAGCCTCGTCCACTGTGAACCCGTGATCTTCTTCGGGAAGCATGCAGGGAGCTTGGCCAACATGGCAGGGCACATTCTCGATTCGGCCGCAGTTGCGACAAAGCATGTGGTGATGATTGTCGCCCACCCGAATCTCGTAACGTGACTTGCGTCCATCTAACGTGATCTTGCGAACGAGATTGCAATCGGTCAGCGCATGCAGGACGTCATAGACGGCCTGCGTTGACACTGATCCGAGACGCTCTCGAACCTCCCCGGCAATGAACTCAGCATCGGAATGCCGGTTCTCTGTAATGACAGCGAGGGCTGCCAGCCGCGGAGCCGTAACACGAAGACCTGCTGAACGCAGGGCAGTAACGTGTTCGTCGGAAGCCATACCTCAACCCTAACTACTAAATTGGAATTAATCCAATAAACGATTTTCTACGAAGAAAGACGTGCTTCCTGCGAATCCTCTTTGCGTAAGTCTAGGCCAAGCGCCTTCGCGAACCTGAAGTACGTCAAGAAAATTCCGTGTTTATAGGAGATGTTACGGGATGTCAGGCTTTGTAGAAGAAAACCTGTGATGTCCGGCCGGTAGGGAGTGCGGTCGTTCCGGGCGCGGCTCTCCGAGTGTTGGCGGTCTCGGAGGTGGCGGTGAACGCTCCGCGGTGGGGCTGGGGCCTGCTCGAATTACCCTCCGGGAAGAATGCTCTCGTTCCGGCCGGCTTGGTTGTTGGGTTCGGTTGCTGGCGCCAAGTTGCCGGTTGGCGGCCTCACAAAATAAGTAGTTGCAGGTTTAACTATCTAGTTCTAGAGTG
This genomic window contains:
- a CDS encoding hydroxymethylglutaryl-CoA synthase produces the protein MNIGIHDLDVATTHYVLKLDSMAEALGVDPAKYQLGLGQDEFSVPAPDEDVVTMGAHAAKRLLDRNDPSKIRMVLFATETGIDQSKAAGVFVHGLLGLPTAVRTVEFKQACYSGTAALQTAVNHVARYPEDQVLVITSDVARYAVDSGGEPTQGAGAVAMLVAADPNLVVIEPQSGVFTADVNDFWRPNDSSTPFVEGKLSLDAYLDATIGAWDDLAARRDLNVSDIHRFMHHQPFTKMARKAHTKLAEHVGVELGSELIEESMTYNRRIGNSYTASLYFGLAAQLHGNEDLAGKRLGLFSYGSGSVAEFFTAVVQPGYTEHLHPETVAESLDSREEITFEQYRDLHNAYVGESENYETATVTDAPFRFTGVTDRVRQYEAR
- a CDS encoding SDR family oxidoreductase, translated to MALNDPRHLYPKISPPRQTQKDPGLDQKLEPQADIGLDSYVGRGRLEGRKALITGGDSGIGSAVAVAYAREGADVAISYLPEEQADADRVIAAIEEAGRKALALPGDLCDLEQCQHIVAKTVEEFGGLDILVNNASRQLWHDGLENIPEDDFDRVMKSNIYSSFRVTKAALAHLEPGSSIIFTSSIQAYDPSDTLLDYAMTKAAMNNLAKGLAQQLAPEGIRVNSVIPGPIWTPLQPSHGQPQEKIESFGQNTPLGRAGQPAELAGAYVFLASDEASYVVGESLSVTGGKLAP
- a CDS encoding NAD-dependent epimerase/dehydratase family protein, which encodes MCGSRDKRHAPEGTRFIRWDREDPMPEELATISPDVVVDVSSKPGHVREAVGAFPDSRWIYLSAISTYADFSTLGGSPANTPLLKPAGNPDEVVMENYGACKVACENAVAEISDRVIIRPGLISGPGDQSNRFTHWPTRLAQASADRKPYLAPTPPTDLVQWVDVRDLAKWIIDLAQNSVTGTFDAVGQAAERGEFLVALTQLFDPAPEPLWVGPEDLAENEIRPWAGPRSLPMWIPDQSMVGMMARDHEPAAEAGLKTRSLRETAKDTLDWYLNHGTPLGLSREDELVVVENVFAARELASHQ
- the poxB gene encoding ubiquinone-dependent pyruvate dehydrogenase — translated: MPTIAQNIVNTLNASGVRRVYGLAGDSLNGFTDAIRESDLDWIHVRHEETAAFAAAAEAATTGELTVCAGSCGPGNLHLINGVFDAQRSRVPMLVIASHIPSDEIGSGYFQETHPQSLFEECSVYVEHVSNAKQMPRLLRIAMREALSKSGVAVLVISGDTLLTEIEAEPEVIRHYPSSTYPDQAQLLKAAEALNDCDRVTILAGAGVEGAHNELVEIAGRLQAPIVHALRGKEFIEYDNPYDVGMSGLLGFESGYRALESAQTLLMLGTDFPYQQFFPEDATIIQVDIRGEQIGRRTRVDIPLIGGVKETIETLLPHLTKRKSSKHLDKMLKHYEKTKKDFDDLASPSRQTIHPQYLTKLIDEAADDDAVFIPDVGSPVVMASRHLTMNGKRRLIGSFSHGSMANAMPQAIGVQASHPDRQVVALAGDGGLAMLLGDLLTLKQYDMPVKIVVYNNSSLNFVELEMKAAGVVTFGTDLENPSFAALAEAVGLKGFTVEKSKDLPGAVKEFLAHDGPAILDVTTERQELTLPPSIELEQVKGFTLYALRTVLNGRGDELVDLAKANLRRFF
- a CDS encoding alpha-hydroxy-acid oxidizing protein; amino-acid sequence: MVKEVGAGLSAKTMLKLRDAGVTIVDVAGKGGTDFGKIENHRRDGGHDDYSYLNGFGGSAVQCLLDARAAGLVGPGADPGFTVLSSGGVRHPLDIMVSLALGARAVGVAGTFLKVALNEGADAMTSVLETWSTRVGEMMALLGATSPAAMEYTDVLIGGQSRDFADVRGIDRAALARRSQEDR
- a CDS encoding hydroxymethylglutaryl-CoA reductase, with protein sequence MSKSTYSETTMTQIPTRWVGPIRFTGNAVTGDIDVPLATYETPLWPSVGRGAKVSRLVENGIVATVVDERMTRSVLFTARDAAHAYRAQTEIEARFDELAAVVSAGSRYARLIEIHPEIVGNLLFVRFAFSTGDASGHNMATQASDALMSTILSWDLGLGYGSISGNFCTDKKPTGINGALGRGRAVQADILIPHDIVSSTLKTTADKVTDLVVRKNYVGSTIAGALRSSNAHFANMLLAFYLATGQDAANIVEGSQGLTYVENREEGLYFACSLPHLIVGTVGNGKHLEHVNVAMERLGLREDREPGENSRRLAAIIAGTVLCGELSLLAAQTNPGELMAAHVSLERGQN